GTATGTAGTTTCATGGGAGCATTTTGAGATGTTTTGTGCCATATCATTATAATCATTATTGtcatattatttttggaaatggtTTTGTAGAAATTATTTGGAAATTCTCAAATTATAACATGCTTTGTAAACTATTCATCATCATGAAACTTGCAGTTCTCCTTCCCCCATTAATTATTCTACTTATTAGGCTCTGTCTCATCCCattcttttacaaattttttagaCTAGGCAATGACGTTTTaagaaaggttttttttttttttttttttgggtggctAGCAGTAGTTAGACCAACTACCAATGGAGGCTGGACTTTTGTAATGGAGATATTTAGATGTACATCCTAGAGTAGGCTAGACTTATTCTTTTGTATCTAATAGTGGTTATGACTTCATTTCCATTGATGGGATAAGTTAAtgatatgtaattatatttattcaGACCTCCATTCTTTTGTGGCCAATGGTCATTGTAATTATTGCATAGAGCTTTGGCTTACTTTGGGAGTATTgtaaatgaaattattatgataattcttgatgttGGTACTTGACATGAATTATttggattgaattgtcaaaaatgATAAATCTACAGGTACCTTTGAGATGTTTTTTTCATGCTTTGGAcctttttgggtttggggcgtgacaagATTGTTTTCCAACTCAGTTAAAGTTGCTACCAAACATAGATatatgagatagttttatagaaaatattttttgtaaaataactcattttaaatattaacGTAGAAACAGCCAAAGTATTAAGTATGTAGTTTAAGATATGATAGGCAACAACTCTAGAAAAAGTTAGGATTATTGCGAATTAATAAACTAGACTTTTATTAACCAAAAACTTTGTAATATCAAAATCATCTTAAAAAACCAACAACATTGAAATATAAATGTTTCCATAATAGAAATTTCAACTAAAACATTAACtagttaactcaattgattAAATTTCTTGTCATCGAACCGAACAATGAATCGGGTTCTAATTGGATATATGAAGGATGTAACCTCTCCTTCGATATTCGATTAGGAACTTCCTTCCAAGTTCTCTTACCTATGTTATGGTTCTTCCTTCTCGCTTTCCTTTCATTAAcaatttttgttgaataaaaaatttgatttcaaacaCCGCCTATATCAAAAACTGATTGTTGCCTTGACCTAGTGATAAAGAGTAATCATCCTCGAGAAGGCCCCATAGGTACTATTCTGCTAtcaaatctggaaaaaaaaaattttattattaatattaagaGCCTCAAATAACTCTAGATAACCAAAACACTAAGTACTAAGGTTATAAAATACAATACCTTCTGATTATTTTATATCCGTTTCTTTGCCATAATACATGCATAGATGCACCATTTATGTAATCACCTCTTCTACTTGGCTTGTATTGAAAAACTTCCAAAAATCTATTCGGCTTTTCAATTTTAAGATTCTTAAACTTTCCAGTGAAGGGATCCCATAGTACAAGGTGCCCTTCTTTGTTTTCCGTGAACAAATTACCATTCCTCCAAAATCCCAAAGGACGCCCCAAATCCATTGTAGGTCCAATGCTAAAGAGTTTGATCCAAGACTTGTTAACACCAAATTCAAGCAGCACccatatatcaatgaatgttGTTTGCTCTTTAGAAGGGAAGAATATCATAGCAAAGCAATGTCTTAACTCCGTAACCagcctccaccaccaccacttatGGCGGCAGTTCCCATTGTTCCCGACACGATATTCATTTGGCACCAATGCCGTGCGGAAAGTCTCTTCGCCCATATTGAATGCAACAATCTCGTCATTGAGGACATTGTCGCGACCACCAGAATCTGCATACCAATAAAAAACACCATCTCTATAAAGTGTCGAtttcttttgatttaaaaaGCCATATGGTAGATCTACAAAAAGCTCTTTCAGAGAACTGCAGTTTAAGCTATACACCTGAACTTCCTGCTTTATCTCCTGATTTGGAAGCCATAACTCGGAAGTGAGAATTCTCACCAACTTAAAGTCATTGGATCTAGCGTCAAAACCGAACCCAACACGGTCACTTGTGATAGACCAAATGGGATAATGGGACACAAATCTTGTAGCCTTGACATCTAATGTGGAAGGATTCCACATAATAATGTCAAAGCCTAAGTCATAGTAAAGACAGAGAAAACCGTTGCAAGAAGCAATGATTTTGACACAAGTATAAGGTAGATATATAGGACTAGGAGTCTGAGTTGGCACACATTCAAGGTTTTCATGAAAGAGAAATGAACAAACTTCTGTTTGAATACGGGATTTATCTATGCCTTTGAAAAGGAGGAGCTGGTTTTGGGGGGTGCTAAGAATCGAGTGGTTGATAAGATTTTTGGAGTGAAAATCTGGGTTCCCAATGAGAGAAAGCCAAGTTTTGCAAACAGTCTTGAATTGTATGAGAGATTTTGGGGGTAGCCATGACAGTATATGCACCAACAACTCCTCAGGAAGATAGGTTGACATTGCTTTCATTCATGAATTATGATGAGCAATATTTCTAGTTTCTGTATGTGAGAAAGCTTGGTATTCCTACTTCAATtgcaagtctttttttttatagggaaGAGAGATTTCATAAAACTAGTAGCTAATTGATTGTTTACCCTATTTCTTATTTTAGAGATTGTACCAAATAAAGACTTTCATAGAGATAAAcattagaaagaaagaaaaaattgaaaaaacactTTTCCTTAATTCACAAGTCTCctctaaattttataattgaataatttctctctttatattttgGAAATGAGTAGATTTGACCgaatcttttttattcttggaATATTACATagtaaaattactaaaatacccccctAAGTTTACAAACTTGCCAAAATACCTCCATTTTTCAAATAActactcaaaaaacaaaaattaattcaCCTTCTTAATGAGCATTCCAAAACACATATCTAAATCTCATCCTTCATTCTTTAATTTCATCaatacttctctctttttcattttcaattattttttttaaaatgtatatcttggttttgttaattttctcTCTTAGAGCCCTCAAATAGTTCCTATGATTTTAGGTTTGCTATTACCCAACAAATTACCAAAGTTCTAGAGATTTAGTCAAGGTGCAAAGCAAGAATCTATATTAATAGAGTCTAGTTAATGGGTTCCCTTATGGTATTTGTTAATTAAccattttaattagaaaattttttatactacttttacggaaaatataaaaagctctcaaaaaaataattacttttttcttttcctagaaaaaagtttctaataatattttataaaccaATGCCCTTAGGGTATCTGTTAACATTTCCCGTATTAATATTCTTAGTAAAGGCAATGTAGACATTGAGACCATGGTATTTGCCAAAACCTATTAATTACTAGAGGGACAAATATCTACTCACCTGCCGCtctattgtttctcttttctctctctataatATAGTTCAtctttgtttcttaattttatgaCCTTCAATTTGTCATGTGATTTATTGGacttgtgtgtgtgagagagaccGCAAAAGTGCCtctcaaaaaaagagatttttggaTGTTTTGAAAAACACCTCTCTTTTTTAGTATGTAgtgtggagttgccacttatattttttttatacaaaaaaaaaaaaaaaaaaaaaaaaaaaaaaatacaaaatacatgactgaattgttctattctcattgattgaataaaaaagaatacatgtttGATAAATTGAgtattacatggctttgggtcctagttacaaactaccaaaaaattacatggctttttgtcctagttacaatctaccaaaaaaaaaaaaaaaaaacaaagataaagaCTAGGTCTACCTATCCAAAGACACTAAATTCAGATGTTAGGTTATGgaatgagaaggtgttaggcacccatttcACCCAGatagagtctggtcttctaaaCTCTTATGACCAATGTACCCCTTTATGCATgacatgaatgatatgttgtacacatgaacaaaactaaatcacataagtttatttatgaatgcatccccttctttattaaaaattcatatctgtgttgtgataaaaattgattttggtttagaaaaatgatatatgtcttttatGTGtagaaaaaatagtttttgaagagaaaattttagatttgtgtttattaaataaatcaaagtctttttggttctaaaaaaaaaatatcagatctatttttaagaactaaaaaaatgggtttttggtgaaagaaaaatcaaatatgtcttatgataataaaaaaaaatcaaatttttatatattgaaaaaaaatcagatttgtttttatatgtgtaaaaaaaaataagaaaaagattttttgagaagaggactgtattaatgaaataaatcTATGCTACATGCACTACACGAAACAAACACAACTATTCATGATccccttttttatttcaaaatctgctatgctaaaaaatcagatctacatctaaagAAAACGtagatcaattttttaaataagaaaaatttagatttgtaTCTAAAGAAGATACAAACCAGTTtttgattgagaaaaattcagatctatatCTAAGTATGATGcaaatcaatttttgatttgaaaaaaattcagatctgcatcttaTGAAGAtgcaaataagttttttttattgagaaaaattcaaatttgcatctaatgaagatgcaaatcagttttttgattaagaaaatattttaaaaaaaaatatagatcttaacaataaaaacatcatAAACATAttctaataaagaaaatattgacAACATATGAGATGAGCATTGCAAAATCAAATTAACACATATTTATTGATGcatcacaaaattaaaagaaataaaagaagaagtaaaaattaaaaaaaaaaaaaaaaaaaaaaagcaacctCTTGCATGGACGTACTCTTTTTCTCGAAagaatattttagggttcaaagaaatttatgcaGTTGTCTTTGAAATCTAAAACTCCTTGctcacaaaaaagaaattcttaagacTAAAGCCTTCAAAATCTCTTTAACGTAAGAGAGAGAATATCAGAAAGGGGAGTTAGAAATATGAGAAATTTGGGAGCGTGAAAAAGTGTGCTGAATTTTGAATGCAATCTCTATTAGGAGACTTGAAAAATAGCTTTGACCATAAGAATACGAACCGGGACGCATCCTTCCACCAAAAGCCGAAAAGAATGTGTTTTAACGTCACTCGAAGACCATTGGGCCAAAACCCTAATGTGTGCCATTCGGCACTTTGAAAGTGTCGTTCGGCATTCCAAAACGTGTTTTTTAATCcgtattctaaaattttaactcTTTTCCGAATAATTTAGGTCTTTTCAgcaacaattatcttgtagactaatactctaaaataaatcttgataaagtctagattatccacaattttattgttatccaactATCCCCTTTATTCTCATGCAAGCAAtcctatttttgacactaactatcaaccaatcacaaaattatttaattaattttaattgtttaaccaattagaattaatttaaattaatcatgcatggtcgactctacctagacacaatgcatgctgactgtgcaaacttgatcaagcgatatctttcaatccaacGGTCTAATTTGGAAACCGGGCATACCGTCGTGACCGTTAGAACcttaagatcatttttatgatatgcaatgaacaaattaattcatgtaatgcaatcatgatttttgggtacatggatggtcattctagtcattctccttgattaaatcatgggtgcaaaatcgagtgtttATAGAATACCCCTCATTGATAGAGCTTGGAAAgtgaatgtcaatgtaaaacaaagacactgATTTTAGTAGCCATGATTTAATTGatgttgaattttcaaaaattacttaGCCTTCGAACCTAAAACTTTGGAACACGGAACTAGTGCATTaccttttggaaaaaaaaaaaaaaaaaaaaaaaaaaaaatcttaacctACTTGATAGCTAATGAACTTTGAAATGATTCTTGATAATTGAGGTGACCGAAAGACTTTTCTATCTCGGTCTTGAATGTGGATGGTAACCAAGGGGTTTTTCTACCTTGGATCTTGATAAAAGGTAACCAAAAGGCTTTTCTACCTTGGAACTGGAGCTGTGGTGACCAAAGGGCTTTTCGACCTCGATCTAAGTTGTTAAAATGTTGATCAAAGGGCTTTTCTACTTCAATCTGAACTATTGAAATGGCGATCACAAGGGCTTTTCTACTTCGATTTGGACTGTTGAAATGTTAatcaaagggcttctctacttcGATCTAAACTTGCTAGAATGTCGATCAAAGGGCTTTTCTACTTCGATCTGAGTTGTTGAtatacgtttttagaccccttaaaacacaagatgtttaacctagttatttagccaagtgattacttagataaattattcagatctaggttaacacaatcaaatcatatcatgtaagtaatacagaaatataaagaacacacgatatgttaacccaagaaaaccaaaccggtaaaaagcctggggaggatttaacctagctatcctcatggtaaaacagatccactatgaaagaattgaattttttacAACAGaatttagaccactaacatcttattgctacctcgtgtagaaaacttactatcacgaccacgtgacagctccaagtccacagactacttctttccttgatccactgcaaccacaagtactcccacttgtgactttgaaactccactcaaaggttttagatctGCTTTAAATTCTTTACGCAGCAACTGAAGcaatcaccaagttcttgacataatcttgatcttgataaccctaagtgcgTATAAaagtaaacacctctagatctcacaagagattcaacacacaacacatcaaagacttctaaaacgtagctagggtttttccttttatacttggagtaaaatataaaaccctacacgtcaaaccgagcttgggctgagttggaaattctgcaaaaaaaataatttacacgTGGTtagattgatcgagcctaattTTGAATTGATCAAGCCTTGTAGATTTAGACAAATAAATCATgtaatcactcgattccaactttacaaataaacacactttgagcaacctaaatctagactctaagttttgatcatggtttgccaacacattacacattgaagttctaatacatttagttcctaaagtcttagaacctaacaaactccccctttggcaatccgtgacagaACACATCACAAAActgaaatgctcaaagttacaaatagcccattaaaaattaaaatgcccaaaaacaattcaacctaactactatttATCAGTTGCCAGTGTAAACAGTAGCacaattgaataaaaatgtatattcctaaaacacttaacaaacacataaacgcatgtgtggaaaatacaagtaaaaacaaaataacttcttgatttcacaaaacaaaaaataaaagacatatacCATGAATAATatcataatataaatcaataaccaATGTATcacatgtgaaacaagaaacaataaaagaaacataaaacatagtgtctccccctaacatatacAACCCATAAAACTGAAATGCATCACCaaaaaatacatcatgagccaaaatataaagaaatacaTCAAGAAGCTCCTAGATAAAATTTATGTACCCTAAAACAAAAACTGCCCCTATCTCCATGCACAATAtgtactctccctttttgtgacgaattaccaaagggcaatcaaggctcatcatcaaaaggaggtggtggaggagatCGTCGAGCATTCGCCAAATCAACATGTAAAGCCTGAAGCTCTGCAAGCAtatccaccaaaatctgtccttgcCCTGAACGATCATGACAGTGTCCAGCATACTCCGTAAAGAAGCAACACTCGAAGAAGAAGGTGGAGGATCAACAACGATGGTAGGATCGTCAAACTCCTTAGCAAAAGGATCACCAAATGGAGGAGGCCGAGATGCATCATCTATGGAAGACTCAACTCTGGGGCATTTAGAGCTAGCTTTCATCTAAATTGCTTTTtgcctaaggaaggtggcacctgTGGGAGCGATGATATGGACAATCTTGGATGCAAGAAAATCCTTTAAACCCAAAtctaacaaaatcctatgaatgaaaaccGAAAAGAAAAGACCATGCCCTTTcgaactactcctatgaacctcaacaAGTGATCGAATGAAAAGAGTAGGAAAACTCATAGGAGCATCAGTGACaagagcatacaaaaatgcacatctctcAATAGGAATGGTGTGCAAATGAGAGATAGTTAAATAGAATGACAAGaaatccagaaaaaaaaatagttgagcTTAGTAAGCTCATGAAAGGTGACACGAGGATCAGTACCCCACTGAATGGAAGtaccagtgatgtaagacataaTGTCATCGAGAGGAGGGACCTTGGTGTAAGGATAGACAGGCTACTGTACCAAAGGTACATGAAGAGCAGAGGCCACTACCTCAAGAGTAATGACATACTTTTCACCCATTATTCAACTCGTCACATTCTGGACATTGGAATCATCGGAGTGGACAGAGaagttcgagtagaactctctaatcaaaatAGACGGAGGAGGAT
This genomic stretch from Quercus robur chromosome 4, dhQueRobu3.1, whole genome shotgun sequence harbors:
- the LOC126722347 gene encoding F-box/kelch-repeat protein At3g23880-like, producing the protein MSTYLPEELLVHILSWLPPKSLIQFKTVCKTWLSLIGNPDFHSKNLINHSILSTPQNQLLLFKGIDKSRIQTEVCSFLFHENLECVPTQTPSPIYLPYTCVKIIASCNGFLCLYYDLGFDIIMWNPSTLDVKATRFVSHYPIWSITSDRVGFGFDARSNDFKLVRILTSELWLPNQEIKQEVQVYSLNCSSLKELFVDLPYGFLNQKKSTLYRDGVFYWYADSGGRDNVLNDEIVAFNMGEETFRTALVPNEYRVGNNGNCRHKWWWWRLVTELRHCFAMIFFPSKEQTTFIDIWVLLEFGVNKSWIKLFSIGPTMDLGRPLGFWRNGNLFTENKEGHLVLWDPFTGKFKNLKIEKPNRFLEVFQYKPSRRGDYINGASMHGTRIRSYKKGSSSKKTFESAELDFAHLGKMTKRKDDQKLNHKERDIRNKCIPEWKVSHGLSKKQHQKEEKMRNRKRLKLLGDGYKTGSGTQGAKQGNQ